The following are encoded together in the Triticum dicoccoides isolate Atlit2015 ecotype Zavitan chromosome 6B, WEW_v2.0, whole genome shotgun sequence genome:
- the LOC119322564 gene encoding heterogeneous nuclear ribonucleoprotein H-like isoform X1: MYGHRGAMMGSGGVSDGYEGSKRPRMMESNPYFAVNAGSPLDVSKRARMMEPGPPYFAGMGSSAGGSGSGFYPSYGGNMAGAAGVNSGIQNFPAVRLRGLPFDCEDVDISKFFAGLDIVDCLLVHKNGRFSGEGFVVFPSSMQAEFALHRNRQNMGRRYVEVFRCKKQDYYSAIAAEVNQGGGALLEPEHRHSSPPLRSRRLSEDKSSMEYTEVLKLRGLPYSASIEDIIKFFVEYELTEENVHIAYRGDGRATGEAFVEFPTAEVAKTAMCKDKMTIGTRYVELFPSTPEEASRAKPRGRQ, from the exons atgtacGGGCACCGCGG GGCAATGATGGGAAGCGGGGGGGTTTCGGATGGGTACGAGGGATCAAAGAGGCCACGAATGATGGAATCGAATCCATACTTCGCAGTGAACGCAGGGAGCCCGCTGGACGTCTCAAAGCGGGCCAGGATGATGGAGCCAGGCCCCCCATATTTTGCAGGCATGGGAAGCAGCGCTGGTGGCAGCGGAAGCGGCTTCTACCCTAGCTACGGCGGCAACATGGCTGGTGCTGCAGGGGTTAACAGTGGCATCCAAAACTTTCCAGCGGTCCGTCTGCGAGGGCTCCCTTTTGACTGCGAGGATGTTGACATCAGCAAGTTTTTCGCTGGGCTGGACATAGTGGACTGCCTCCTGGTCCACAAGAATGGGCGCTTCTCTGGCGAGGGATTTGTTGTCTTCCCTTCATCCATGCAAGCGGAGTTTGCGCTGCACCGCAACAGGCAGAACATGGGCAGGAGGTACGTGGAGGTTTTCAGATGCAAGAAGCAGGATTACTACAGCGCAATAGCCGCCGAGGTGAACCAGGGTGGCGGTGCTCTCCTTGAGCCGGAGCACCGGCACTCGTCGCCTCCTCTGCGGTCCAGGAGGCTGTCTGAAGACAAGAGCAGCATGGAGTACACTGAGGTGCTGAAGCTGCGCGGGCTCCCCTACTCCGCCAGCATCGAGGACATCATCAAGTTCTTTGTGGAGTACGAGCTGACGGAGGAGAACGTGCACATCGCGTACCGCGGGGACGGCAGGGCCACTGGCGAGGCCTTTGTGGAGTTCCCGACGGCCGAGGTTGCCAAGACTGCCATGTGCAAGGATAAGATGACCATCGGGACGAGGTACGTGGAGCTGTTCCCGTCAACCCCGGAGGAGGCGAGCAGGGCCAAGCCGCGAGGCAGGCAGTGA
- the LOC119322564 gene encoding G-rich sequence factor 1-like isoform X2, whose protein sequence is MMEPGPPYFAGMGSSAGGSGSGFYPSYGGNMAGAAGVNSGIQNFPAVRLRGLPFDCEDVDISKFFAGLDIVDCLLVHKNGRFSGEGFVVFPSSMQAEFALHRNRQNMGRRYVEVFRCKKQDYYSAIAAEVNQGGGALLEPEHRHSSPPLRSRRLSEDKSSMEYTEVLKLRGLPYSASIEDIIKFFVEYELTEENVHIAYRGDGRATGEAFVEFPTAEVAKTAMCKDKMTIGTRYVELFPSTPEEASRAKPRGRQ, encoded by the coding sequence ATGATGGAGCCAGGCCCCCCATATTTTGCAGGCATGGGAAGCAGCGCTGGTGGCAGCGGAAGCGGCTTCTACCCTAGCTACGGCGGCAACATGGCTGGTGCTGCAGGGGTTAACAGTGGCATCCAAAACTTTCCAGCGGTCCGTCTGCGAGGGCTCCCTTTTGACTGCGAGGATGTTGACATCAGCAAGTTTTTCGCTGGGCTGGACATAGTGGACTGCCTCCTGGTCCACAAGAATGGGCGCTTCTCTGGCGAGGGATTTGTTGTCTTCCCTTCATCCATGCAAGCGGAGTTTGCGCTGCACCGCAACAGGCAGAACATGGGCAGGAGGTACGTGGAGGTTTTCAGATGCAAGAAGCAGGATTACTACAGCGCAATAGCCGCCGAGGTGAACCAGGGTGGCGGTGCTCTCCTTGAGCCGGAGCACCGGCACTCGTCGCCTCCTCTGCGGTCCAGGAGGCTGTCTGAAGACAAGAGCAGCATGGAGTACACTGAGGTGCTGAAGCTGCGCGGGCTCCCCTACTCCGCCAGCATCGAGGACATCATCAAGTTCTTTGTGGAGTACGAGCTGACGGAGGAGAACGTGCACATCGCGTACCGCGGGGACGGCAGGGCCACTGGCGAGGCCTTTGTGGAGTTCCCGACGGCCGAGGTTGCCAAGACTGCCATGTGCAAGGATAAGATGACCATCGGGACGAGGTACGTGGAGCTGTTCCCGTCAACCCCGGAGGAGGCGAGCAGGGCCAAGCCGCGAGGCAGGCAGTGA
- the LOC119321101 gene encoding uncharacterized protein LOC119321101 has protein sequence MSKPKEINIQVKNIDAAAGEILDVLEDTSKGNVIFVRGWHGFGASATLKAVAQRLKSSKSNFDRVVHVDCSLWKSMRALQKSVAEELELPPSVMAIFDRRDEEDDFSGIDEGSRGVIPNIRTEIFRKLASSRFVVIFHNGSDKYIDLYKCGVPVTSVLSIKVLWTWHGRFQSKYIRFRKRTKMELHTDVVVNFSHDDCIRDEALLEEAKEIVAYMGIPEPYMNHIIVDKCFQYAYALGSVSWFGWGNWEDHVFNYFVCDGIIQGQGDSSAWGVADALQRNMSMDWLRFRTDDDVLRHLQCRLHDRLLLVQHKKGLLPDNIGMDLSEATSCFILPDSNIYQMTTLPDGIFQHSYSSKLRVLHLSWCGFSFESPPFLCCSQIRLLQLNNCRNIPSDKHPSHNEDMSCFQKLWVLHLSYTDWYRLLSEEMMNFMADLRELYVEGVKDWKIGSLRGRFPSLVKVHVQEDYYFSNKIEYYLPDLSSASFLKTIILDNCFELEQVVPGVLPPSLESFTFKTRSYGTNTSSISFRGCSQLKSILLIGALERLEELDLSGTAVKTLDLREVETPKLKRLILLGCEKLCAILWASYHRTNVLEVLHINTIWYTSPGQADWEEEPRDPIAAVGSSSIHFATATELGISGHASFDFKWYICTRDTRLLRSLEPVKNMEQSHVYMEMGSSPISGAIVDDSEAAQEIRSLCQPDNYSYANDAFFQSNLQAGADDEGAINWMWACPASPSPTSQDLYVHIQDNQEMKRRLRQPQQSNIEGINISSDSPSRFVFNKARMLHVHDSSSITCITCPQGSYWRSLEWCRVERCPELRTVFRTAQQSEGDSFCHQLSTFWASQLLKARYIWYWSAMHVFSSINIVLLHLDYCPRLVHVLPLSESVDTLPCLDTLEIVCCGDLKEVFALDPKQKEQKVIQFPKLRRIHLYELPSLRRICGSRMSAPNLETVKIRGCWSLRCLPAVSGNNKKLPSVDCEKEWWDNLEWDGVEANHHSSLYEHSHSSCYKAQLPRGTVLR, from the exons ATGTCTAAACCAAAG GAGATCAATATTCAAGTAAAAAATATCGATGCTGCCGCAGGAGAGATACTGGACGTTTTGGAGGATACAAGCAAAGGAAATGTGATCTTCGTCCGTGGTTGGCATGGATTTGGGGCATCAGCAACACTCAAGGCAGTAGCTCAACGCCTGAAATCATCAAAATCAAACTTTGACAGGGTTGTTCATGTGGATTGCTCGCTGTGGAAAAGCATGAGGGCCCTGCAAAAGTCGGTCGCGGAGGAGCTAGAGCTTCCACCATCGGTGATGGCCATCTTCGATCGGCGGGACGAGGAGGATGATTTCAGTGGGATAGACGAAGGCTCTCGAGGGGTGATACCAAATATCAGAACAGAAATCTTCAGAAAGCTTGCTAGCAGTAGATTTGTGGTGATATTTCACAATGGGAGTGACAAATACATTGACCTGTATAAGTGTGGTGTTCCGGTAACATCAGTTTTGAGTATCAAGGTGTTGTGGACCTGGCACGGGAGGTTTCAATCCAAATACATACGTTTCCGTAAACGGACAAAGATGGAGCTGCATACTGATGTTGTTGTCAATTTTTCTCATGATGACTGCATCCGTGATGAAGCActattggaagaggccaaggagattGTCGCTTATATGGGTATTCCAGAGCCTTACATGAACCATATAATAGTTGACAAGTGTTTCCAGTATGCCTATGCACTGGGATCTGTCAGTTGGTTCGGTTGGGGGAACTGGGAGGACCATGTTTTTAACTACTTTGTGTGCGACGGGATTATACAAGGGCAAGGCGATAGTTCGGCATGGGGAGTAGCCGATGCTCTACAGAGAAACATGTCTATGGATTGGCTTCGTTTCCGCACTGATGATGACGTTCTTCGCCACCTGCAGTGCAGGCTTCATGACCGCTTGCTTTTGGTGCAACACAAGAAGGGCCTCCTACCTGATAATATTGGCATGGATCTTTCTGAGGCGACATCCTGCTTCATCTTACCAGATAGCAACATCTACCAGATGACGACATTACCAGATGGCATATTCCAACATTCATACAGCAGCAAGCTGCGCGTGTTACATCTCTCTTGGTGCGGCTTCAGTTTTGAATCGCCTCCCTTCCTGTGTTGCAGCCAGATAAGACTCCTTCAGCTGAACAACTGCAGAAATATCCCATCTGATAAGCATCCAAGCCACAACGAAGACATGTCATGCTTCCAGAAGCTATGGGTGCTGCACCTGAGCTATACAGACTGGTATCGATTACTATCAGAAGAGATGATGAACTTTATGGCTGACCTCAGGGAGTTGTATGTAGAGGGAGTCAAGGATTGGAAGATTGGTAGTTTACGTGGCAGGTTTCCTTCCCTTGTCAAGGTCCACGTACAGGAAGACTACTACTTCTCAAACAAGATAGAATACTACTTGCCTGACCTGTCTAGCGCAAGCTTCCTCAAGACGATCATCCTTGACAATTGTTTTGAACTGGAACAGGTTGTCCCCGGCGTGCTGCCCCCATCGCTTGAGTCATTCACCTTCAAAACTAGATCTTATGGCACCAACACATCTAGCATTTCCTTCCGGGGTTGTTCTCAGTTGAAGAGTATACTACTAATAGGAGCACTAGAGCGCCTTGAGGAGCTGGACCTCTCAGGCACAGCTGTGAAAACACTCGACCTTAGAGAAGTGGAAACTCCAAAGCTCAAACGTCTCATCTTGCTGGGCTGTGAGAAGCTCTGTGCAATATTATGGGCATCATACCATAGGACAAATGTTTTGGAGGTGCTGCACATCAACACCATATGGTATACATCACCTGGCCAAGCTGATTGGGAAGAAGAACCCAGGGACCCTATTGCAGCTGTGGGATCATCATCTATTCATTTTGCTACGGCTACTGAACTGGGCATCAGTGGGCATGCGTCCTTTGACTTCAAATGGTACATCTGCACAAGGGATACAAGGCTCCTTAGGTCGCTTGAACCGGTTAAAAATATGGAGCAGAGTCATGTATATATGGAAATGGGTTCATCTCCTATAAGTGGTGCCATTGTTGATGACAGCGAAGCTGCTCAAGAAATCAGGAGTCTGTGTCAACCTGATAATTATTCATATGCAAACGATGCCTTCTTTCAGAGCAACCTACAAGCTGGTGCTGATGATGAAGGTGCAATCAACTGGATGTGGGCTTGCCCTGCTAGTCCTAGCCCAACGTCTCAAGACTTGTATGTTCACATACAAGATAATCAGGAGATGAAGAGGAGACTGCGGCAGCCACAACAGAGCAACATCGAAGGAATTAATATTAGTTCTGATTCACCCTCTCGTTTTGTATTTAACAAAGCTCGCATGCTACACGTGCATGATAGCTCCTCCATCACTTGCATCACATGCCCGCAAGGTTCATACTGGAGGAGCCTTGAATGGTGCCGAGTCGAGAGGTGCCCCGAGCTGCGTACTGTCTTTCGTACTGCCCAACAAAGTGAGGGTGATAGCTTCTGTCATCAATTGAGCACATTCTGGGCATCTCAACTCCTGAAGGCACGCTACATCTGGTATTGGAGTGCAATGCATGTGTTTTCCTCTATAAACATAGTACTGTTACACTTGGACTACTGCCCTAGGCTCGTACATGTGCTTCCCTTATCCGAGTCTGTGGACACTTTGCCTTGCCTGGATACTCTGGAAATTGTGTGTTGTGGTGATCTTAAAGAGGTCTTTGCTTTGGACCCTAAGCAAAAGGAGCAGAAAGTTATACAGTTTCCCAAGCTAAGGCGCATCCACCTGTATGAGCTTCCCAGCCTGCGGCGCATCTGTGGGAGCAGGATGTCCGCTCCCAACTTGGAGACCGTCAAGATCAGGGGCTGCTGGAGCCTCAGGTGCCTTCCTGCTGTCAGCGGAAACAACAAGAAGCTGCCTAGTGTGGACTGTGAGAAGGAATGGTGGGATAACCTTGAGTGGGACGGGGTGGAGGCGAACCACCACTCTTCACTCTATGAGCATAGCCACTCATCATGCTACAAGGCCCAGCTGCCAAGAGGCACAGTTTTAAG GTAA